Below is a window of Haloterrigena alkaliphila DNA.
TGGCCGGACGGGGACGGTCGAACGCGACACGCGGACTAACGGTCGACGCTAATCGAGCAGACGTCGAACGCCTCGTCACCGTCCCGTCGTCGCCCACGACCTCGTGACGGTGTCCACGGCGGCGACGCTCCAGTGACGAGCCTTGATTACCGTTCGGGCGAAACGACCGCCCATGAGCGACGTCCTGCTCCCCGGCGGACGCGACGTTCGCGGGACGCTCGAGGAACCGACCGACGACCCCGACGCGATCGTCGTCGCCGCGCCGCCCCATCCCCAGCACGGCGGGTCGCGCAGCGACGGCCGTCTCGTCGCGGTGGCGGAAGCGCTCGTCGAGTCCGGCATCGCCTGCCTGCGATTCGATTACGGCGCGTGGGACGAGAGCGAGGCGCAACGCGCCTCGGAAGACGCGAGCGGCGATGAGCCGCGAGCGGGCTACGGCGAGCGCAAAGACGTGCGCAACGCCGTCCGCTGGGCGCGCGAGGAGTACGGCGACGCCGACGGAGCGAGCGTCGCGACCGATCTGCCCGTCGGCGTCTTCGGCTACAGTTTCGGCGCGTCGCTGGCGCTGCTCGCGGCGGCGGACGTCGACCCCGACGCCGTCGCCGTCCTCGCCCCCGCGGCGGATCTCGGCGAAGACCTCGACGCGCACGCGGCGCTCGAGGACATCGAATCTCCCGTTCACGTACTCTACGGCGAACGCGACGCGACCGTCGACTGGGAGCCGGTGATCGAGCGGGCGCGAGAGCGCGGCGACGCCGTCACCGCCCTGTCGGGCGATCACTTCTTCCTCGGCGAGCGCGACGCTATCGCGGACGAGGTGGCGACGTTTTTCGAGGGGGCGCTGCTCGAGTCGACGTAACGACGCTCCGGTCCGGCCTCTCGGAGCAGCGGACGTGACTCGAGTAGTACTACAACTTGATGGGCTGAGGCGAGAACTTCCGTCCGTCAGTCTCGGCCGTGCCGGGTCAGACACTTCGAGAGGCCGATCAACTCGACGGGTTCGGAGTTGTCCGGCGAGTAGACGACCATCTGCCCCTTCTCCATGTAGGGTACTTTGGACTCGAGGTTGCTCGGGATGTTGACGCTCTTGATGGCGTCCTCGTCGCCGAGGTTGAGGACGACGGTGGTGTTGATCTGCTTGAAAACGGCGTCGTGAATGTCCTGCGGGTCCTGCGTGATGAGGAAGAGACCGAGTCGCTCCTTGCGGCCCTGTTTGGCGGCCTCGGTGAACTTTGCGATCACTTTCCCGGCCTGCACGCTGTCGGCGTCGGTCAGGAAGTTGTGGGCCTCGTCCATCCCGAGCACGACCGGCGTTTCCTTGATCCGGTCGTAGTTGGGGTCGTTCGAGAGCTTCTGGTCGATGAGCAGCGAGGAGACCGCGAGCACGATGGCCTCGGTCGCCCGGCTATCGTTGATGTGGTAGGTCGGCACGACGGTCAGCCCGCCCGGGCGGACGAACTCGTGGACGAGGTCGGTGATCGGCCGCGCGTCCTGATCGAAGACGTGGCCGAAGCCGAGTACGCGCCGGCGGACGGCGTCGAAGGTCGCCTCGTGGACCCGGCCGGACTCGTCGAGTTCCTCGCGCAGCGCGGGGTCGTCGAGGAACGTCGTGAACTCCTCGTAGGTGCCGTCGTCGCCGTACTGCTTCCTGAATCTGGGCAGAAGGACGCTGACGAGCGCGCCGTACTGGTTGTCGTTCAGCCCGCTGCCCGCGACCAGCCACGGGTTCTCGTAGACCATCGAGAACGGAATCGTGAACTCGACTTGCTCCGCGCGGTGGTGGCCCGCCGCGTACGACGCCGACCCCACCTTCGGGACGAAGGCGATCGTGTCGTCGTGGCCGCCGTAGGCGACGCCCTCGCGCTTGAGCCGGCGCGCGAACTCGTCGTCGAGGTCGGGGTTGTCGTCGTGCATCTGGGCGTACTCGTCCTGCGGATCGAACTGGACGACCGCCGGCCGGACCTCGCGGCCGTCGTCCATCGGGTAGGCGCGGTCCTCGGCGAGGTACTGGCGCAGGATGTTCTTCGCGCCGTGGGTCTTCCCCGACCCCGTCCCGCCGGCGATCAGGGTGTGCCGGAAGACGAGCGGGTCGCCCGCGTCGTAGTCGTCCTTCAGTCGGTAATCGATCGTGGGCGGCGACGCCGCCGTCCGCACCTTTTCGCCGCCGACCGAGAGGTGGCCCATGAAGACGCCGTCGTCGGGCATCTTCAGCCCGGTCTTGATCTCCTCGGTGTCGTCGGCCTGTCGGATGACCGTCTGGGGTTTGGGCACGCGGTCGGTCATCCGCCGTTTGAGTTCGCCGTCGTCGCCGGACTGCGTCCGGCTGCCAGATGAGCTTTGCTCATCGCCGTCGTCGTACAGGACCGCGACGGGCTCGAGTTCGGCGACGAACTTGTAGTCGGCCTCGTCGACCCCGTCCGTTCGCATCGCGCGCCGCGCGTGGATTTCGGTGGCGTCGTCGGCGTGGTACTGCTGGGCGTACTCGAGGCCGGTGATCCGGCAGAACAGCGTTTCTCCATCGGGATAGGGTGCGAGGAGATAACTCCCGATACGGATCGACGAGCGATTCCCCTGCGTGATATACGCGCGCAGCGTCGTCTCGTCGCCGTCCTCGGCGACCCGCAGTCCCTGGGAGACGCAGATGGCGCCGATACCGACGTCCTCGCCCCGCGGTTCGACGGGGGTCGGCTCGAACGCGTCCGTCGTTCCGCCGTCCGTACCTGTCGGCTCGTCGTTAGTCGACGGTGACGGCGTCACCCCGTCGGAATCCGACGTTTCGCCGCCCGTAGCGGCGGAATCGGTGTCGGATTCCGCGTTAAAATCGCCGAAGTCACCCAGATCGGTCATATCAGGTCCATCAGGCTGGGCCCACAACTACTTTTCGTGCCCGGTCTGGGACTCGAGGGACGCCTCGAGACGCGCCGAGGCGGCTACTGAGTGTGGATCCGACGGATAGAATGGAGGATCGATCGGTCGACGGGCGGGCGGCGAGCCGCTCGGAAGAACTGCGTGGCGGTGTGAGTGGCTCGGTTACTGAAGGGTCTGGGGCACCCGCTGTCGCGGCGCGACCAGCCCGGCCTCGTGGTCGAACTCGAGGATGCCCGCGTCGGCGAGCGTGGGCAGGTGCGCGTGGTGAAGCGAGAGCTTCACTCGGTCGGCGTCGGACGGGACGCCGTCGCGACCGGCGAGTTCCGACGCGAGG
It encodes the following:
- a CDS encoding dienelactone hydrolase family protein, encoding MSDVLLPGGRDVRGTLEEPTDDPDAIVVAAPPHPQHGGSRSDGRLVAVAEALVESGIACLRFDYGAWDESEAQRASEDASGDEPRAGYGERKDVRNAVRWAREEYGDADGASVATDLPVGVFGYSFGASLALLAAADVDPDAVAVLAPAADLGEDLDAHAALEDIESPVHVLYGERDATVDWEPVIERARERGDAVTALSGDHFFLGERDAIADEVATFFEGALLEST
- a CDS encoding ATP-binding protein, with the translated sequence MTDLGDFGDFNAESDTDSAATGGETSDSDGVTPSPSTNDEPTGTDGGTTDAFEPTPVEPRGEDVGIGAICVSQGLRVAEDGDETTLRAYITQGNRSSIRIGSYLLAPYPDGETLFCRITGLEYAQQYHADDATEIHARRAMRTDGVDEADYKFVAELEPVAVLYDDGDEQSSSGSRTQSGDDGELKRRMTDRVPKPQTVIRQADDTEEIKTGLKMPDDGVFMGHLSVGGEKVRTAASPPTIDYRLKDDYDAGDPLVFRHTLIAGGTGSGKTHGAKNILRQYLAEDRAYPMDDGREVRPAVVQFDPQDEYAQMHDDNPDLDDEFARRLKREGVAYGGHDDTIAFVPKVGSASYAAGHHRAEQVEFTIPFSMVYENPWLVAGSGLNDNQYGALVSVLLPRFRKQYGDDGTYEEFTTFLDDPALREELDESGRVHEATFDAVRRRVLGFGHVFDQDARPITDLVHEFVRPGGLTVVPTYHINDSRATEAIVLAVSSLLIDQKLSNDPNYDRIKETPVVLGMDEAHNFLTDADSVQAGKVIAKFTEAAKQGRKERLGLFLITQDPQDIHDAVFKQINTTVVLNLGDEDAIKSVNIPSNLESKVPYMEKGQMVVYSPDNSEPVELIGLSKCLTRHGRD